One Nonomuraea angiospora DNA segment encodes these proteins:
- a CDS encoding RICIN domain-containing protein produces MSRLLTLLAGLCLALTLTPVAPATAAPVTVPVGAQFTDTSGNLLHAHGGGVIKVGSYYYWFGENRNADGTFRYVSAYRSADLRTWEFRNHVLTQSSSAELQVANIERPKVVYNAATGRFVMWMHKENGRDYGEARAAVAVSATVDGAYTYLRSFRPLGHMSRDITAFVDTDGTGYMISAANENYDLHVYRLSADYTDVAALARVWSGDHREAPALFKRDGVYFMLTSGATGWQPNQAQYATATSITGTWSAWQNAGDSQTFGSQPAYVLPVQGTSGTSYLYLGDRWAGAWGGPVNDSRYVWLPIQFPSSTSMSLTYARQLTVDAAAGTIAATGTGYDRLAVRHSGKCADVRNASTANAAAVIQYACGGGANQQWRVQSISGGYVQVVARNSGKCLDVNGASTADGAALQQYTCGPGANQQWTLQDAGGGYLRLVARHSGKCADLPGSAQADDVQFKQYLCNGGQNQQFTRTPL; encoded by the coding sequence ATGTCCCGTCTCCTGACCCTGCTGGCCGGGCTGTGCCTGGCGCTCACGCTGACCCCCGTCGCCCCGGCGACGGCCGCACCCGTGACCGTGCCGGTCGGCGCGCAGTTCACCGACACCTCGGGCAACCTGCTGCACGCCCACGGCGGCGGCGTGATCAAGGTCGGCTCGTACTACTACTGGTTCGGGGAGAACCGCAACGCCGACGGCACCTTCCGCTACGTCTCCGCCTACCGCTCGGCCGACCTGCGCACCTGGGAGTTCCGCAACCACGTGCTCACCCAGTCCAGCTCCGCCGAGCTGCAGGTCGCCAACATCGAGCGGCCCAAGGTCGTCTACAACGCCGCGACCGGCCGCTTCGTCATGTGGATGCACAAGGAGAACGGCCGGGACTACGGCGAGGCGCGGGCCGCCGTGGCCGTCTCGGCCACGGTGGACGGCGCCTACACCTACCTGCGCAGCTTCCGGCCGCTCGGCCACATGTCGCGCGACATCACCGCGTTCGTCGACACCGACGGCACCGGCTACATGATCTCGGCCGCGAACGAGAACTACGACCTGCACGTCTACCGGCTCAGCGCCGACTACACCGACGTGGCCGCGCTGGCGCGCGTGTGGTCCGGCGACCACCGGGAGGCGCCGGCGCTGTTCAAGCGCGACGGGGTGTACTTCATGCTGACCTCGGGCGCGACCGGCTGGCAGCCCAACCAGGCCCAGTACGCCACCGCCACCAGCATCACCGGCACGTGGAGCGCCTGGCAGAACGCCGGCGACTCGCAGACGTTCGGCTCCCAGCCGGCCTACGTGCTGCCGGTGCAGGGCACGTCCGGCACGTCGTACCTGTATCTGGGCGACCGGTGGGCCGGCGCGTGGGGCGGGCCCGTCAACGACTCCCGGTACGTGTGGCTGCCGATCCAGTTCCCGAGCAGCACGTCCATGAGCCTGACCTACGCCCGCCAGCTCACCGTCGACGCGGCCGCCGGCACGATCGCCGCGACGGGCACCGGCTACGACCGGCTGGCGGTGCGGCACTCCGGCAAGTGCGCCGACGTACGCAACGCCTCCACCGCCAACGCGGCCGCGGTCATCCAGTACGCCTGCGGCGGCGGCGCCAACCAGCAGTGGCGCGTCCAGTCGATCAGCGGCGGCTACGTGCAGGTCGTGGCCCGCAACTCCGGCAAGTGCCTGGACGTCAACGGCGCCTCCACCGCCGACGGGGCGGCGCTGCAGCAGTACACGTGCGGCCCCGGCGCCAACCAGCAGTGGACGCTGCAGGACGCGGGCGGCGGCTACCTGCGCCTGGTGGCCAGGCACTCGGGCAAGTGCGCCGACCTGCCCGGCTCCGCACAGGCCGACGACGTGCAGTTCAAGCAGTATCTGTGCAACGGCGGCCAGAACCAGCAGTTCACCCGCACCCCACTGTGA
- a CDS encoding flavin reductase family protein, translated as MNTVTIEPSVLYFGTPVVLLSTENPDGTANLAPMSSAWALGQVIVLGLGAEGQSARNLMSRPEVVVNLPAPHQWEAVERLAPLTGRHPVPATKHAGCRYEPGKFAAAGLRPELSETVRPPRVAECPLQFEARAERVGHDVSGSFVIVEAVVSRVHADPRIVVPGTQHVDPGAWSPLIYNFRHYFGLGPELGHSYRSQTPR; from the coding sequence ATGAACACTGTGACCATCGAGCCGAGCGTCCTCTACTTCGGGACCCCGGTCGTCCTGCTGTCCACGGAGAACCCGGACGGGACGGCCAACCTCGCCCCGATGTCCTCGGCCTGGGCGCTGGGCCAGGTGATCGTGCTGGGGCTGGGCGCCGAGGGGCAGAGCGCCCGCAACCTCATGAGCCGCCCGGAGGTGGTCGTCAACCTGCCCGCCCCCCACCAGTGGGAGGCGGTCGAACGGCTGGCGCCCCTGACCGGGCGGCACCCGGTGCCGGCGACCAAGCACGCGGGCTGCCGGTACGAGCCCGGCAAGTTCGCCGCGGCGGGGCTGCGCCCCGAGCTTTCCGAGACCGTGCGGCCGCCGCGCGTGGCCGAGTGCCCGCTGCAGTTCGAGGCGCGGGCGGAGCGGGTGGGCCACGACGTCTCGGGGTCGTTCGTGATCGTGGAGGCCGTCGTGAGCAGGGTGCACGCGGACCCGCGCATCGTGGTGCCCGGCACCCAGCACGTGGACCCGGGCGCGTGGAGCCCGCTCATCTACAACTTCCGCCACTACTTCGGCCTCGGCCCCGAGCTCGGCCACTCCTACCGCAGCCAGACGCCCCGCTAG
- a CDS encoding NAD(P)/FAD-dependent oxidoreductase, translated as MSGPRVVVVGGGVIGLSIAYHLAEAGVDTTLLERDTLGSGASRATADVVRSYFAGNPVSSALAVRSLAAYHAFPTRPGIDLPLRQVGYLVLFTEADQVSAFEADLPAQHAAGVDVSLISAQEARERNPLIGDFPLAAAAYSPQAYISDTTAIVTAYARAAEQAGATLRTGCPVTAIDTRAGIVRTAAGEVSADAIVCAAGAWSASLVRGAGVDLPLTEPIEQELLTTDPLPPDTPDIPVTLHAATGLLVRLRGDRLLIGMGYPGPDREAWRRQVAERLAATYPSLAGLALHTAVTGLRDASPDKTAFIGHHPGPPAFLYATGFSGHGLCNAPAAGELVRDLYLDQDPGFDVTALALSPRRAG; from the coding sequence ATGAGCGGTCCGCGGGTGGTGGTCGTCGGCGGCGGCGTGATCGGCCTGTCGATCGCGTACCACCTGGCCGAGGCCGGCGTCGACACCACGCTGCTGGAGCGGGACACGCTCGGCTCCGGCGCCTCGCGCGCCACCGCCGACGTGGTCCGCTCCTACTTCGCCGGCAACCCGGTCAGCTCGGCGCTGGCCGTGCGCAGCCTCGCGGCCTACCACGCCTTCCCGACCAGGCCGGGGATCGACCTGCCGCTGCGGCAGGTCGGTTACCTGGTGCTGTTCACCGAGGCCGACCAGGTGAGCGCGTTCGAGGCCGACCTGCCCGCCCAGCACGCCGCCGGCGTCGACGTGAGCCTGATCAGCGCGCAGGAGGCCAGGGAGCGAAACCCGCTCATCGGGGACTTCCCGCTGGCCGCCGCCGCGTACTCGCCGCAGGCCTACATCTCCGACACCACGGCCATCGTCACCGCCTACGCGCGGGCGGCCGAGCAGGCGGGCGCGACGCTGCGCACCGGCTGCCCGGTCACCGCCATCGACACGCGGGCCGGGATCGTGCGGACCGCCGCCGGCGAGGTCAGCGCCGACGCCATCGTGTGCGCGGCCGGGGCCTGGTCGGCCTCGCTCGTCCGCGGGGCGGGCGTGGACCTGCCGCTCACCGAGCCCATCGAGCAGGAGCTGCTCACCACCGACCCGCTCCCGCCGGACACGCCGGACATCCCGGTCACCCTGCACGCGGCCACCGGCCTGCTCGTCCGGCTGCGCGGCGACCGGCTGCTCATCGGCATGGGCTACCCGGGGCCCGACCGGGAGGCGTGGCGGCGGCAGGTCGCCGAACGCCTCGCCGCCACGTACCCGAGCCTGGCCGGGCTCGCGCTGCACACCGCCGTCACCGGCCTGCGCGACGCCAGCCCCGACAAGACCGCCTTCATCGGCCACCACCCGGGACCGCCGGCCTTCCTGTACGCGACCGGCTTCTCCGGGCACGGCCTGTGCAACGCGCCCGCCGCCGGGGAGCTGGTCCGCGACCTGTACCTCGACCAGGACCCCGGCTTCGACGTGACCGCGCTGGCCTTGAGCCCGCGCCGCGCGGGATGA
- a CDS encoding cucumopine synthase-related protein, translated as MNESKRVEITWPSLGITVAAELDQRNRALAQCLWDALPYRSLQGHALVAGYHLYHLAPVHSLLHTPAEYRVDRRTVPDGTLFCSRLQHLGIKYGELTEPMTATPIGQVVPEDLDALVQAGRDVWHSVYTTKKPVIAEVRREGEPSGHQLPRLPIGDPQLNELVKDVHAETERIWLDPPRELLDLHAGRIPSGAGSYETVLTTLLFVNGETRPLGYSCYGGLVRAALDGMPMPWLRQMTRQLAHTPAEFLGYCGLDTLWGFTQRLLDGLDRLDDHEDFVSVMAHMALYCNCLGGWNLHLFPWEAGEHLRREEAPA; from the coding sequence GTGAACGAATCGAAGCGTGTGGAAATCACCTGGCCCAGCCTCGGCATCACCGTGGCCGCCGAACTCGACCAGCGCAACCGCGCCCTGGCCCAGTGCCTCTGGGACGCCCTCCCCTACCGCAGCCTGCAGGGGCACGCCCTGGTCGCCGGATATCACCTCTACCACCTCGCACCGGTCCATTCGCTGCTGCACACACCAGCGGAATACCGCGTGGACCGGCGTACCGTGCCCGACGGCACCCTGTTCTGCTCGCGGCTGCAGCATCTCGGCATCAAGTACGGCGAGCTCACCGAGCCCATGACCGCCACCCCGATCGGCCAGGTCGTCCCGGAGGACCTCGACGCCCTGGTCCAGGCCGGCCGCGACGTCTGGCACTCCGTCTACACCACCAAGAAGCCCGTCATCGCCGAAGTACGCCGCGAGGGCGAGCCCAGCGGCCACCAGCTCCCGCGCCTGCCCATCGGCGACCCGCAGCTCAACGAGCTGGTCAAGGACGTGCACGCCGAGACCGAGCGCATCTGGCTGGACCCGCCCCGCGAGCTGCTCGACCTGCACGCGGGCCGCATCCCGTCCGGCGCCGGCAGCTACGAGACGGTCCTGACCACGCTGCTGTTCGTCAACGGCGAGACCCGGCCGCTCGGCTACAGCTGCTACGGCGGCCTCGTCCGCGCCGCCCTCGACGGCATGCCGATGCCGTGGCTGCGCCAGATGACCCGCCAGCTCGCGCACACGCCCGCCGAGTTCCTCGGCTACTGCGGCCTCGACACCCTGTGGGGCTTCACCCAGCGGCTGCTGGACGGGCTCGACCGGCTCGACGACCACGAGGACTTCGTCTCCGTCATGGCCCACATGGCCCTGTACTGCAACTGCCTCGGCGGCTGGAACCTGCACCTGTTCCCCTGGGAGGCGGGCGAGCACCTGCGCCGCGAAGAGGCGCCCGCATGA
- a CDS encoding FAD-dependent oxidoreductase, whose protein sequence is MDAKYDVVVVGGGAAGLSGALTLGRARRKVLVVDAGRPRNAPAEGVHTYLGREGLSPLELLAVGREEVIGYGGEIVTGTVTTAERLDGGGFRVVLADGATVEADRLLVTTGLTDELPDVPGLAELWGKDVLHCPYCHGWEVRDQAIAILGTGPLSVHQALLWRQWSADVTYFPHTAPEPGHDERRQLAARGVTVVEGKVAGLEVTDGRLSGVRLADGRVVACRALATAGRLTAQAGLLAALGLETEETEMSGHVIGTRVPADPTGATSVPGVWVAGNVTTPNEQVIGAAAAGVRAAAAINADLVAEETRRAVAAMEVAPEEYWDSRYSEKTRIWSGNPNVMLVREVSDLEPGTALDLGSGEGGDAIWLAGRGWRVTAADVSGVALERAAGHAREAGVADRIDWQRHDLGVSFPEGVFDLVSACFLHSFVNLPREEILRSAAAAVAPGGVLLVVGHAGWPSWTHNPPAEVHFPTPQEVLDALRLPEGEWEVQVCEEYERTLDDPDGRPGTHTDNVLKVRRLP, encoded by the coding sequence ATGGACGCGAAGTACGACGTCGTGGTGGTCGGGGGCGGGGCCGCGGGACTGAGCGGGGCGCTCACGCTGGGCCGGGCGCGGCGCAAGGTGCTGGTGGTCGACGCCGGCCGGCCGCGCAACGCGCCCGCCGAGGGCGTGCACACCTACCTGGGGCGCGAGGGACTCTCGCCGCTGGAGCTGCTGGCCGTGGGCCGGGAGGAGGTGATCGGGTACGGCGGGGAGATCGTGACCGGCACCGTCACCACCGCCGAGCGGCTCGACGGCGGGGGCTTCCGTGTGGTGCTGGCGGACGGCGCCACGGTCGAGGCGGACCGGTTGCTGGTCACCACCGGCCTCACCGACGAGCTGCCGGACGTGCCGGGCCTGGCCGAGCTGTGGGGCAAGGACGTGCTGCACTGCCCGTACTGCCACGGCTGGGAGGTGCGCGACCAGGCGATCGCGATCCTGGGCACGGGGCCGCTCTCGGTCCACCAGGCGCTGCTGTGGCGGCAGTGGAGCGCCGACGTCACCTACTTCCCGCACACCGCGCCCGAGCCCGGCCACGACGAGCGGCGCCAGCTCGCCGCCAGGGGCGTCACCGTGGTCGAGGGCAAGGTGGCGGGCCTGGAGGTGACGGACGGCAGGCTGTCCGGGGTGCGGCTCGCCGACGGCCGCGTGGTCGCCTGCCGGGCGCTGGCCACCGCCGGCCGGCTCACCGCCCAGGCGGGGCTGCTCGCGGCGCTGGGGCTGGAGACGGAGGAGACGGAGATGTCCGGGCACGTGATCGGCACCCGCGTGCCCGCCGACCCGACGGGCGCCACCAGCGTGCCCGGGGTGTGGGTGGCCGGGAACGTCACCACCCCGAACGAGCAGGTCATCGGCGCCGCGGCGGCGGGCGTGCGGGCGGCGGCGGCGATCAACGCGGACCTGGTCGCCGAGGAGACCCGCCGCGCCGTCGCCGCCATGGAGGTCGCCCCGGAGGAGTACTGGGATTCCCGTTACTCCGAGAAGACCCGGATCTGGAGCGGGAACCCCAATGTGATGCTGGTCCGCGAGGTGTCGGACCTCGAGCCCGGTACGGCGCTGGACCTGGGCTCCGGTGAGGGCGGCGACGCGATCTGGCTCGCGGGCAGGGGATGGCGGGTCACCGCGGCCGACGTCTCCGGCGTGGCGCTCGAACGCGCCGCCGGGCACGCCAGGGAGGCGGGGGTCGCCGACCGCATCGACTGGCAGCGGCACGACCTGGGCGTGTCCTTCCCCGAAGGCGTCTTCGACCTCGTCTCGGCCTGCTTCCTGCACTCGTTCGTGAACCTGCCGCGCGAGGAGATCCTGCGCTCCGCCGCCGCGGCGGTCGCCCCCGGCGGGGTGCTGCTGGTCGTCGGGCACGCGGGATGGCCGTCCTGGACGCACAACCCGCCCGCCGAGGTGCACTTCCCCACGCCGCAGGAGGTCCTGGACGCGCTCCGGCTGCCGGAGGGGGAGTGGGAGGTGCAGGTCTGCGAGGAGTACGAGCGCACCCTGGACGACCCGGACGGCAGGCCCGGCACCCACACGGACAACGTGCTCAAGGTCCGCAGACTGCCCTAG
- a CDS encoding helix-turn-helix domain-containing protein, protein MDDLDDVLQSVGPRLRSARQERGETLAQLSASTGISVSTLSRLESGQRKPTLELLLLLARAHQVQLDELIDAPVTGDPRVHLRPFKRHGTTFIPLSRRPGGVQAYKQILPPHWPGYEPGPSDQKVHEGYEWLYVLSGRMRLLLGEHDVILTQGEVAEFDTRTPHAFSNPGPEPAEVLALFGPQGERMHVRARPAAR, encoded by the coding sequence ATGGACGACCTCGACGACGTACTCCAGTCCGTGGGGCCGCGGCTGCGGTCGGCGCGCCAGGAGCGTGGCGAGACGCTGGCGCAGCTGTCCGCGAGCACCGGCATCTCCGTCAGCACCCTGTCCCGCCTGGAGTCCGGTCAGCGCAAACCGACCCTGGAGCTGCTCCTGCTGCTGGCCCGGGCGCACCAGGTGCAGCTCGACGAGCTGATCGACGCGCCGGTGACCGGTGACCCGCGCGTGCATCTGCGACCCTTCAAGCGCCACGGCACGACGTTCATCCCGCTGAGCCGCCGGCCCGGCGGGGTGCAGGCGTACAAGCAGATCCTCCCGCCGCACTGGCCGGGCTACGAGCCGGGGCCGTCGGACCAGAAGGTCCACGAGGGCTACGAGTGGCTGTACGTGCTGTCCGGCCGCATGCGGCTGCTCCTCGGGGAGCACGACGTGATCCTGACGCAGGGGGAGGTGGCGGAGTTCGACACGCGGACGCCGCACGCGTTCTCCAACCCCGGCCCTGAGCCGGCCGAGGTCCTCGCCCTGTTCGGCCCCCAGGGGGAGCGCATGCACGTCCGCGCCCGCCCGGCGGCCCGGTGA
- a CDS encoding cytochrome P450 family protein, with the protein MSQESRLDQDTLDAREQQTADDYDPHAGPGCPHARFVLDPATPSLHADNDRLRAAGPLVPVTAEGVPAWAATRYATLLTVLTHPNLSRDIRHWATRDTCPAGTAIDRIVTDTSMLNAEGDDHRRLRTPVAGAFTARRLRQLRPKIEALTDRLVDALAELPPDEPVDLRKEFAYPLPREVISELIGIPAEHQDALHELSDAVAQVSDTLDDSPDVRRALHELLDRVIEERRDTPGEDLITDLFRLREKDGDRLSSDELFATIELLFIAGHVTTVNLITNAIGALLNRPDQLELLRTGQCDYSAAVEETLRWDSPIAYFPMRYAVQDIEIDGVRLRTGEPVLACFAATGRDPGQFGENADRFDITNPPSAHLAFGHGPHFCLGAPLARIEAEIALKALFEAFPEIAPAARPEDLAPLDTLLGNSTRSMPVLLGPRAR; encoded by the coding sequence ATGAGCCAAGAAAGCCGCCTCGACCAGGACACTCTCGACGCTCGGGAACAACAAACCGCAGACGACTACGACCCGCACGCCGGCCCAGGGTGCCCGCATGCCCGGTTCGTCCTGGACCCGGCCACCCCGAGCCTGCACGCCGACAACGACCGGCTGCGTGCGGCCGGCCCGCTCGTGCCCGTGACGGCCGAGGGCGTGCCCGCCTGGGCCGCCACCCGCTACGCCACGCTGCTGACGGTCCTGACCCATCCGAACCTGTCCAGGGACATCCGCCACTGGGCCACCCGCGACACCTGCCCGGCCGGCACCGCCATCGACCGCATCGTCACCGACACCTCGATGCTCAACGCCGAAGGCGACGACCACCGCCGCCTGCGCACGCCCGTGGCCGGCGCGTTCACCGCGCGCCGGCTCCGGCAGCTGCGCCCCAAGATCGAGGCGCTCACCGACCGGCTCGTCGACGCCCTCGCCGAGCTGCCGCCCGACGAGCCGGTGGACCTGCGCAAGGAGTTCGCCTACCCGCTGCCGCGCGAGGTCATCTCCGAGCTCATCGGCATCCCGGCCGAGCACCAGGACGCGCTGCACGAGCTCTCCGACGCCGTGGCCCAGGTGTCCGACACCCTCGACGACTCGCCCGACGTGCGCCGGGCCCTGCACGAGCTGCTCGACCGGGTCATCGAGGAGCGCCGGGACACGCCCGGCGAGGACCTCATCACCGACCTGTTCAGGCTGCGCGAGAAGGACGGCGACCGGCTGTCGTCCGACGAGCTGTTCGCCACCATCGAGCTGCTGTTCATCGCCGGGCACGTGACCACCGTCAACCTCATCACCAACGCCATCGGCGCCCTGCTCAACCGGCCCGACCAGCTCGAACTGCTGCGCACCGGCCAGTGCGACTACAGCGCGGCGGTCGAGGAGACGCTGCGCTGGGACTCGCCGATCGCCTACTTCCCCATGCGCTACGCCGTACAGGACATCGAGATCGACGGCGTGCGCCTGCGCACCGGCGAGCCCGTGCTGGCCTGCTTCGCCGCCACGGGCCGCGACCCCGGCCAGTTCGGCGAGAACGCCGACCGCTTCGACATCACCAACCCGCCCAGCGCCCACCTGGCCTTCGGGCACGGGCCGCACTTCTGCCTCGGCGCGCCACTGGCCAGGATCGAGGCCGAGATCGCGCTGAAGGCGCTGTTCGAGGCGTTCCCCGAGATCGCGCCCGCCGCGCGGCCCGAGGACCTGGCCCCGCTGGACACGCTGCTGGGCAACAGCACCCGCAGCATGCCCGTCCTGCTCGGCCCGCGCGCCCGCTGA
- a CDS encoding TetR/AcrR family transcriptional regulator, giving the protein MTTVPDPEDLTARARIRDAAMRHIGEHGFERATIRGIAETAGVSLGLVRHHFGSKQALREACDEHLMKTIRRLSEQAADDPYGAGLNPAAVMGPYQPYLARALTEGWAAPLFDEMVDLGEGWVAEADRSRPDPPDVDARSRSAMIAAMALSATVLRQHVERAMGVDLTSPEGQVKLMRVIVDLYSHPLLSLEEAAKARKALDRGATA; this is encoded by the coding sequence ATGACGACCGTACCGGATCCGGAGGATCTCACCGCGCGTGCGCGGATCAGGGACGCGGCGATGCGGCACATCGGCGAGCACGGTTTCGAGCGGGCGACGATCCGCGGCATCGCGGAGACCGCCGGCGTGTCCCTGGGGCTGGTGCGCCATCATTTCGGCTCGAAGCAGGCGCTGCGCGAGGCGTGCGACGAGCACCTGATGAAGACGATCCGCAGGCTGAGCGAGCAGGCCGCGGACGACCCCTACGGCGCCGGGCTCAACCCGGCCGCGGTCATGGGGCCGTACCAGCCCTACCTGGCGCGGGCGCTGACGGAGGGGTGGGCGGCGCCGCTGTTCGACGAGATGGTCGATCTCGGCGAGGGGTGGGTCGCCGAGGCGGACAGGAGCCGTCCCGATCCGCCCGACGTGGACGCCCGGTCCCGTTCGGCGATGATCGCGGCGATGGCGCTGTCGGCCACGGTGCTGCGCCAACATGTCGAGCGTGCCATGGGAGTGGATCTGACCAGCCCGGAGGGGCAGGTCAAGCTGATGCGGGTGATCGTGGACCTCTACTCCCACCCGCTGCTCAGCCTGGAAGAGGCCGCGAAGGCCAGGAAGGCCCTCGATAGGGGCGCAACCGCGTGA
- the manA gene encoding mannose-6-phosphate isomerase, class I, whose amino-acid sequence MPHPDPAPMRLATAIRPYDWGSVTALPQLFGTPPTGRPQAELWMGAHPGDPSTVGGTPLNELIADDPAGTLGEPAAARFGPALPYLLKVLAIERPLSLQVHPTTEQARAGFADEDARGVPIDDPARTYKDTSHKPEMVCAITPFHGLCGFRDPGETADLLDRLAVPDLAPWIGLLREGDLRTVFAQMLDDAHEPLRAQVEQALRESDDPGLAVYGDLARACPGDPGVTAALLLHHVNLAPGQALYLGAGIPHAYLGGIGVEIMANSDNVLRCGLTTKHIDVPELMRVVDFTPSAPHLVRPEQDAPGEHHYRPPVPEFALTRYDLDSPHTLPGGAPQIVVCIDGEARLGDLTLRPGESAFVPAVVRSVPLAGKGTAYRAAPGAFTL is encoded by the coding sequence GTGCCACATCCCGACCCGGCGCCCATGCGCCTGGCCACCGCCATCCGCCCCTACGACTGGGGCTCGGTGACGGCCCTGCCGCAACTCTTCGGCACGCCGCCCACCGGCCGGCCCCAGGCCGAGCTCTGGATGGGCGCCCACCCCGGCGACCCCTCCACCGTCGGCGGCACCCCGCTCAACGAGCTCATCGCCGACGACCCCGCCGGCACCCTCGGCGAGCCCGCCGCCGCCCGCTTCGGCCCCGCCCTCCCCTACCTGCTCAAGGTCCTGGCCATCGAACGGCCGCTCTCCCTCCAGGTCCACCCCACCACCGAGCAGGCCCGGGCCGGGTTCGCCGACGAGGACGCCCGCGGCGTCCCCATCGACGACCCCGCACGCACGTACAAGGACACCTCGCACAAGCCCGAGATGGTCTGCGCGATCACCCCCTTCCACGGCCTGTGCGGCTTCCGCGACCCCGGCGAGACCGCCGACCTCCTCGACCGCCTCGCCGTGCCGGACCTGGCCCCCTGGATCGGCCTGCTGCGCGAGGGCGACCTGCGGACCGTGTTCGCCCAGATGCTCGACGACGCCCACGAGCCGCTGCGCGCCCAGGTCGAGCAGGCCCTGCGCGAGTCCGACGACCCCGGCCTGGCCGTCTACGGCGACCTCGCCCGCGCCTGCCCCGGCGACCCCGGCGTCACCGCCGCGCTCCTGCTCCACCACGTCAATCTGGCCCCCGGCCAGGCCCTCTACCTCGGCGCCGGGATCCCTCACGCCTACCTCGGCGGCATCGGCGTCGAGATCATGGCCAACTCCGACAACGTGCTGCGCTGCGGCCTCACCACCAAGCACATCGACGTGCCCGAGCTCATGCGCGTCGTCGACTTCACGCCGTCCGCCCCGCACCTGGTCCGGCCGGAGCAGGACGCGCCCGGCGAGCACCACTACCGGCCGCCGGTCCCCGAGTTCGCCCTCACCCGCTACGACCTCGACAGCCCCCACACGCTGCCCGGGGGCGCCCCCCAGATCGTCGTCTGCATCGACGGAGAGGCCCGCCTGGGCGATCTGACGCTGCGGCCGGGCGAGTCGGCGTTCGTCCCCGCGGTTGTTCGGTCGGTGCCGCTGGCCGGGAAGGGGACGGCGTACCGCGCCGCGCCGGGCGCCTTTACATTGTAG
- a CDS encoding ABC transporter ATP-binding protein, with translation MTDAIVVKGLVKSFGTARALDGLDLSVRAGEVHAFLGPNGAGKSTTIRILLGMVRADGGTARLLGGDPWSEASELHRRLAYVPGDVTLWPHLSGGEVIDLLGRLRGGLDPRRKADLLDRFDLDPRKKARTYSKGNRQKVALVAALASEAELLILDEPTSGLDPLMEEVFRDCVRQERERRTVLLSSHVLAEVEALCDRVTIIRDGRTVETGTLAELRHLTRTSIEAELAGPPDGLAELPGVHDLRAGDGRVRFSVDGVALDPALRRLAEAGVRGLVSRPPTLEELFLRHYDRDAQSVG, from the coding sequence ATGACTGACGCCATCGTGGTGAAGGGGCTGGTGAAGTCGTTCGGGACGGCCAGGGCGCTGGACGGGCTCGATCTCAGCGTGCGCGCCGGCGAGGTGCACGCCTTCCTGGGGCCGAACGGCGCGGGGAAGAGCACCACGATCCGGATCCTGCTGGGCATGGTGCGGGCCGACGGGGGCACCGCCCGGCTGCTGGGCGGCGACCCGTGGTCGGAGGCGAGCGAGCTGCACCGCCGCCTGGCGTACGTGCCGGGCGACGTGACGCTGTGGCCGCACCTGTCGGGCGGCGAGGTGATCGACCTGCTGGGCCGGTTGCGCGGCGGGCTGGACCCGCGGCGCAAGGCGGACCTGCTGGATCGGTTCGACCTGGATCCGCGCAAGAAGGCGCGGACGTACTCGAAGGGCAACCGCCAGAAGGTGGCCCTGGTCGCCGCGCTGGCCTCCGAGGCGGAGCTGCTGATCCTGGACGAGCCCACCTCCGGCCTGGACCCGCTGATGGAGGAGGTGTTCCGGGACTGCGTCAGGCAGGAGCGGGAGCGGCGTACGGTGCTGCTGTCGAGCCACGTCCTGGCCGAGGTCGAGGCGTTGTGCGACCGGGTGACGATCATCCGGGACGGCCGCACGGTCGAGACGGGCACGCTGGCGGAGCTGCGGCACCTGACCCGCACGTCGATCGAGGCCGAGCTGGCGGGGCCGCCGGACGGGCTGGCCGAGCTGCCCGGGGTGCACGACCTGCGGGCCGGTGACGGGCGGGTGCGGTTCAGCGTGGACGGCGTGGCGCTGGACCCGGCGCTGCGCCGGCTCGCGGAGGCGGGCGTGCGCGGCCTGGTGAGCCGGCCGCCGACGCTGGAGGAGCTGTTCCTGCGCCACTACGACCGCGACGCGCAGAGCGTGGGCTGA